Proteins encoded by one window of Flagellimonas lutaonensis:
- a CDS encoding M14 family metallopeptidase yields the protein MNRFLFSLLIIFPFVVIGQQLKSPSAFLGYELGTQFSRHHEVVDYFKHVAQAAPNRVKLVQYGMTNERRPLILAYVSSAENIANLESIRQEHLKSTTGEGNQTKAIVWLSYNVHGNESVSTEASMKTIYELLTNKSDYLENTVVIMDPCINPDGRDRYSNWYNQYKNTPHQVDPNSKEHHEGWWSGRSNHYMFDLNRDWAWLTQVESQQRLKVYNQWLPHVHVDFHEQGVDSPYYFAPAAEPYHEVITSFQRTFQETIGKNHAKYFDANGWFYFTKEVFDLFYPSYGDTYPMYNGAIGMTYEQGGSGRAGLGIITSIGDTLTLKDRIAHHFTTGLSTIEVAVNNADKLNEEFKKFYKNRNFKYKSYVLNGNEDHIAALENLLEKHGISYGRANTGTVKGFRYKTGTSGSLKTSDNSLVVSTNQPKGTLVKVLFEPDAKLSDSLTYDITAWSLPYAYGLDAVASTAMVPAADVGSVKSGPAVAKDAYAYITDWNSLEDARFLADLLKKGIRVRTSHHPFTIEGTSFERGSLIITKGDNPEEKKWSTLLEILKNYPHKTITATNTGFVDAGKDFGSGYVQMIKPPKIAVLAGEPTSTLRFGEVWHFFEQQLHYPLTVIDAEYFDRVDLDKYDVLVLPDGYGYSSFLNEKRLKNVKSWVANGGRLVAMGGSIRSLDGENGFGIERRKAENDTTATDPEPHGNIQRERMKDAITGAIFKVKVDNTHPLGYGYGPEYYTLKLGNAAYDYLKNGTVAYLQNKTAPVAGFAGSEAQKKIERTLIFGSEYHGNGQVVYMVDNPLFRGFWENGKLFFANALFMVD from the coding sequence ATGAACCGATTTTTATTCTCCCTCCTAATCATTTTTCCCTTTGTGGTAATAGGCCAACAGTTGAAGTCGCCCTCTGCTTTTTTGGGCTATGAACTGGGCACCCAATTTTCGCGCCATCACGAAGTGGTCGATTATTTTAAGCATGTGGCCCAAGCGGCCCCAAACAGGGTAAAATTGGTTCAATATGGTATGACCAACGAACGCAGGCCCTTGATCTTGGCCTACGTATCCTCGGCTGAAAACATTGCCAACCTAGAGAGCATTCGGCAAGAGCATTTGAAGTCTACCACGGGAGAGGGCAACCAAACCAAGGCCATCGTATGGTTGAGCTATAATGTACATGGCAACGAAAGTGTCAGCACTGAGGCATCGATGAAGACGATCTACGAACTGTTGACAAATAAAAGCGATTATCTAGAGAACACCGTGGTCATCATGGACCCCTGTATCAATCCTGATGGTCGCGACCGTTACAGCAACTGGTACAACCAATACAAGAACACCCCTCACCAGGTCGACCCCAATAGCAAAGAACACCACGAAGGCTGGTGGAGCGGACGTAGCAACCATTATATGTTCGATTTGAACCGTGATTGGGCATGGTTGACACAGGTCGAGAGCCAACAGCGGCTTAAGGTCTACAACCAATGGCTACCCCATGTACACGTAGATTTTCACGAGCAAGGGGTCGACAGTCCGTATTATTTTGCCCCGGCGGCAGAACCCTACCATGAAGTGATTACCAGTTTTCAACGCACGTTTCAAGAGACCATCGGCAAAAACCATGCAAAGTATTTTGATGCCAATGGCTGGTTTTACTTTACCAAAGAGGTCTTTGATCTGTTCTACCCAAGCTATGGCGACACCTACCCCATGTACAATGGGGCCATTGGCATGACCTATGAACAGGGCGGTAGTGGCAGGGCCGGTTTGGGCATCATAACCAGTATTGGCGATACGCTGACCTTGAAAGACCGAATTGCCCACCACTTTACCACAGGCCTTTCAACCATTGAGGTGGCCGTAAACAATGCCGACAAACTCAATGAAGAATTCAAAAAATTCTACAAAAATCGAAACTTCAAATACAAAAGCTATGTGCTGAACGGCAATGAAGACCACATTGCCGCTTTGGAAAACCTACTCGAAAAACACGGAATTTCGTACGGAAGGGCCAATACGGGCACTGTCAAAGGCTTTAGATATAAAACAGGCACTTCAGGAAGCCTAAAAACCTCAGACAACTCTTTGGTGGTATCGACCAATCAGCCCAAGGGCACCTTGGTAAAAGTACTTTTCGAGCCCGATGCGAAATTGAGCGATTCGCTTACGTATGACATCACAGCCTGGTCATTGCCCTACGCCTATGGCCTTGATGCCGTGGCATCGACCGCCATGGTGCCAGCTGCCGATGTGGGCAGTGTCAAGTCAGGGCCAGCGGTCGCAAAAGATGCCTATGCCTATATCACGGATTGGAACAGTTTGGAAGATGCCCGTTTCTTGGCCGATTTGCTCAAAAAGGGAATCCGGGTGAGAACATCGCACCATCCCTTTACCATCGAAGGAACATCATTTGAAAGGGGAAGTCTGATCATTACCAAGGGCGACAACCCTGAAGAAAAAAAGTGGTCGACGTTGCTTGAAATTCTTAAGAACTATCCCCATAAAACGATTACCGCCACCAATACGGGATTTGTAGATGCCGGCAAAGATTTTGGCTCGGGCTACGTTCAAATGATCAAACCGCCAAAAATTGCCGTATTGGCAGGGGAGCCCACCTCTACCCTACGGTTTGGTGAAGTCTGGCATTTCTTTGAGCAGCAGTTGCACTATCCGTTAACGGTTATTGATGCCGAGTATTTTGACCGGGTAGACCTAGATAAATACGATGTCTTGGTACTGCCAGATGGTTATGGCTACAGCAGTTTTCTGAATGAAAAGCGTTTGAAAAATGTGAAGTCGTGGGTGGCCAATGGTGGAAGATTGGTCGCCATGGGGGGCTCTATTCGCTCACTTGATGGTGAGAACGGCTTTGGCATCGAGAGACGAAAAGCAGAAAATGACACCACCGCCACCGACCCCGAGCCCCATGGCAACATACAGCGAGAACGTATGAAAGATGCCATTACTGGAGCCATCTTCAAGGTTAAGGTAGACAATACCCACCCCCTGGGCTATGGCTACGGCCCCGAATATTACACCCTAAAATTGGGCAATGCGGCTTACGACTACCTTAAAAATGGCACGGTGGCCTATCTGCAAAACAAAACGGCACCGGTTGCTGGCTTTGCCGGTAGTGAGGCCCAAAAGAAAATTGAAAGAACCCTGATCTTTGGAAGCGAATACCATGGTAACGGACAAGTAGTTTATATGGTCGACAATCCACTTTTTAGGGGGTTTTGGGAGAATGGCAAATTGTTTTTCGCCAATGCTCTTTTTATGGTCGATTGA
- a CDS encoding M23 family metallopeptidase, with translation MLVCFGTIFSCEKNEDWKDDLNGTAEVFGTDGGIGSCEDAEYGDWKESEYNLPYPVDKGYVVGLSHCSGSYHSAGLPDQFAVDFNMPIGEKIVASRGGSVVYVEESGFDGGFPNNVVVVQHVDGTHAIYAHLTNQGAAVKVGDRVAKGGIIGYSGNTGLAGYPHLHFVVTGNKLAYPYKSLPVNFKNTIANERGPESGGFYVALPN, from the coding sequence TTGCTAGTTTGTTTTGGTACCATATTTTCTTGTGAAAAAAATGAGGATTGGAAAGATGACCTCAATGGCACTGCTGAAGTTTTCGGTACCGATGGTGGCATCGGAAGCTGCGAAGATGCAGAATACGGCGATTGGAAAGAATCTGAGTACAATCTTCCCTATCCCGTGGACAAAGGGTATGTAGTTGGCCTCAGCCATTGCAGCGGCTCTTACCACAGTGCAGGGCTACCCGATCAGTTCGCGGTAGATTTCAATATGCCGATTGGCGAAAAAATAGTTGCCTCCCGTGGTGGTTCGGTCGTATATGTTGAAGAATCGGGTTTTGATGGCGGGTTTCCGAACAATGTGGTTGTCGTGCAGCACGTTGATGGCACCCATGCCATATATGCCCACCTGACCAACCAAGGAGCAGCCGTTAAAGTGGGCGACAGGGTAGCAAAAGGGGGCATCATCGGCTACAGTGGCAATACTGGCCTGGCCGGGTACCCCCATCTACATTTTGTGGTAACGGGCAACAAATTGGCCTATCCCTATAAATCACTGCCCGTAAACTTCAAGAATACCATTGCAAACGAACGGGGACCTGAATCGGGTGGGTTTTACGTGGCACTGCCCAACTGA
- a CDS encoding pyridoxamine 5'-phosphate oxidase family protein, which translates to MANSFFSELRTELMHGATQKGHPFRYFTLGTVGLDKVPRLRTIVLRAVDEELTLTFYTDARSKKLIHLKENNRASALFYHNEKLMQLRVEGTAHMETDAEKVKALWTTVTPNARKDYTTQGAPGSSLKTPDSLEYLKDQNHFCVVHFRPAKIEYLRLQHPNHIRVQFSKNDQGWESEFLVP; encoded by the coding sequence ATGGCCAACTCATTTTTCAGCGAACTGCGCACCGAACTCATGCACGGGGCCACCCAAAAAGGGCATCCGTTTCGGTATTTCACCTTGGGCACGGTGGGTCTTGACAAGGTGCCGCGGTTGCGCACCATTGTATTACGGGCGGTCGACGAAGAATTGACCTTGACATTTTATACCGATGCCCGCTCAAAAAAACTCATCCACCTTAAAGAGAACAATCGCGCAAGTGCCTTGTTTTACCATAATGAAAAACTGATGCAGCTACGGGTCGAGGGGACCGCCCATATGGAAACTGATGCAGAAAAAGTAAAAGCACTCTGGACAACGGTGACCCCAAACGCCAGAAAAGACTACACCACACAGGGGGCGCCCGGCAGTTCTTTAAAGACACCTGATTCTTTAGAGTACCTGAAAGACCAAAACCACTTTTGTGTGGTACATTTCAGGCCCGCAAAAATCGAATACCTGAGACTACAGCACCCCAACCATATTCGGGTACAGTTTTCAAAGAATGACCAAGGGTGGGAAAGTGAGTTTTTGGTGCCTTGA
- a CDS encoding helix-turn-helix domain-containing protein, with protein sequence MPWYIILFYLFVFLGSVLGLLFFFKKQGDRLANILLGTFALLFSYELLYNCFKWSGYLTDESFAHLIATQDPLWVIYGSLVYIYVRQVLRGTGFKKNDLWFLVPVIIIVVLGFPFYGMGASEKVQVIQEGTYYKNVHMPKNGIWAIMLLMFFYAWLTYHRFGPSRTPGFRENRWLKWFIGCYFGYVLAFFFYVFMVRFELMDYRYDYFVDIVIVFFIGMLSFFGFVQPEVFEGKAFKEVIPFIKYRKTGMSEALSIEMKHKLLAIMDKEKPYLENTLRLDDLAKKMNLSRNHTSQIINQHFNLSFFDFVNRYRIEEAKRLLAEAQDGKTTITQIAYDVGFNNRASFYKAFKKFEGQSPSQYLKPQHAS encoded by the coding sequence ATGCCTTGGTACATCATTCTGTTCTATTTATTTGTATTTCTAGGCTCGGTACTAGGTCTTCTCTTTTTCTTTAAGAAGCAAGGGGACCGCCTTGCCAATATACTATTGGGCACCTTTGCCCTGCTCTTTTCTTACGAATTGCTGTACAATTGTTTTAAATGGTCTGGTTACTTAACGGATGAATCTTTTGCCCATCTTATTGCAACACAAGACCCTCTATGGGTTATCTACGGGTCATTGGTCTATATCTACGTTAGGCAAGTACTACGGGGAACTGGTTTTAAGAAGAACGACCTTTGGTTTTTGGTCCCGGTCATCATAATAGTAGTATTGGGGTTTCCTTTTTATGGCATGGGGGCCTCGGAAAAAGTTCAAGTAATACAAGAAGGCACCTATTATAAAAATGTGCACATGCCCAAGAACGGAATTTGGGCCATAATGCTTTTAATGTTCTTCTATGCTTGGTTGACCTATCATCGTTTTGGCCCAAGTAGAACCCCTGGATTCAGGGAAAATAGGTGGCTAAAATGGTTCATCGGATGCTACTTTGGTTATGTTCTGGCATTTTTCTTCTATGTTTTTATGGTTCGCTTTGAACTAATGGATTACCGTTACGATTACTTCGTTGACATTGTTATCGTATTTTTTATCGGGATGCTCTCGTTCTTCGGATTTGTACAGCCAGAGGTTTTCGAAGGAAAGGCGTTCAAAGAGGTTATTCCCTTTATTAAGTATCGTAAGACAGGAATGTCAGAAGCCCTATCAATAGAAATGAAGCACAAGCTTCTGGCCATCATGGACAAAGAAAAACCATATCTCGAAAATACGTTACGGCTTGACGATTTGGCCAAAAAGATGAACCTGTCGCGAAACCATACTTCGCAAATAATAAACCAGCACTTTAACCTATCTTTTTTCGACTTTGTGAACAGATATCGCATCGAAGAAGCCAAAAGATTATTGGCAGAAGCACAAGATGGTAAAACAACCATCACACAAATTGCCTATGACGTAGGTTTTAACAATCGGGCCTCGTTTTATAAAGCCTTCAAAAAGTTCGAGGGCCAAAGTCCAAGTCAATATCTAAAACCGCAGCACGCATCCTGA
- a CDS encoding thiol-activated cytolysin family protein, with the protein MKTTSKLSKKIIIVTLSMLVLACSKNGDSMEDDGTNPPPVGETLAEIVASGDAFENFPPNTTATEIDGTEETKIEDYDRKESADGDTIEQRWVCTEKEIDITGGTHSFPLYNTNASVIWPGNLLQGKTLDNATPSDIVVKRAGGKITYNLVTGNPQATVEVDVIDQGTVQQAMNDVIAQNGDITPANFTLDVVAINSKEQLALEMGLKVSTLASKVSGSFSLNTSSEVSSVLVKLTQAYYTMSYVKPTSLDEVFDPEVTPEQLARFIQPDNPATFISSVTYGRIFYMLYESTASAEDMEAALKASYSAVAGKVSGNVNIESLREYNNLSVKVIAYGGDTEGTLNAVGATFGGDDAVDNLKDIVNRLAESSDIAGGLPLSYVVNSLEDPSQVVSTNLATRYTVKSCELRGVLPPQTYKSLVDLYADDEDGGGIGAMVQVSKSNILVFNKMGDKYAWYNGATGSVKGIFGIKDENSPLGVVPFDRIGSATQLSDTRIYFFDDTGLSALRFSYDKGDPALGTSGDAPTMPIGTFIDTKESPFEVITGFGDNGNFPFVNSGFEAGVRVGSVTMAFFGKPGDEYALYNTSNGSWQSPLDSETWFNNQPNASGTLFERVGAAAFIEFSDSTGRWLMVNEEGDEVMEYQSTPVRTFDGPWVIN; encoded by the coding sequence ATGAAAACAACCAGTAAATTATCAAAGAAGATTATAATCGTGACGCTATCGATGCTGGTACTTGCCTGCAGCAAAAATGGAGATTCCATGGAAGATGATGGCACCAACCCACCCCCGGTTGGCGAGACCTTGGCTGAAATAGTGGCCAGTGGCGATGCATTTGAAAATTTTCCGCCAAACACCACGGCAACAGAAATAGATGGTACAGAGGAAACCAAAATTGAGGATTACGACAGAAAAGAAAGTGCCGATGGGGATACCATTGAACAACGCTGGGTATGTACAGAAAAGGAAATCGATATTACCGGGGGCACACATAGTTTTCCCTTATACAACACCAATGCTTCGGTAATTTGGCCCGGCAATCTACTACAGGGTAAAACTCTCGATAATGCCACCCCTTCAGATATTGTAGTAAAAAGAGCCGGAGGAAAAATCACCTATAATCTGGTCACAGGAAATCCACAGGCCACAGTAGAAGTGGATGTAATCGATCAGGGTACGGTGCAGCAAGCCATGAACGATGTTATTGCCCAAAATGGTGACATCACTCCGGCCAACTTCACCTTGGACGTTGTGGCCATAAATTCCAAGGAGCAGCTTGCACTTGAAATGGGCTTAAAAGTCTCAACTTTGGCCTCTAAGGTCAGTGGTAGTTTTTCATTGAATACAAGTTCTGAGGTAAGTAGCGTTCTGGTGAAATTGACACAGGCATATTATACCATGAGTTATGTTAAGCCTACGAGCCTAGATGAAGTTTTTGACCCTGAGGTGACCCCCGAACAACTGGCAAGATTTATCCAACCTGATAACCCGGCCACCTTTATTTCATCGGTTACCTATGGAAGAATATTTTATATGCTTTATGAATCGACCGCATCTGCCGAAGACATGGAAGCAGCCCTCAAAGCGTCGTATAGCGCGGTTGCTGGAAAGGTGAGTGGCAACGTTAATATCGAATCATTGCGCGAGTACAACAACTTATCGGTAAAGGTGATTGCCTATGGCGGTGATACCGAAGGAACCTTAAATGCAGTCGGTGCCACGTTTGGTGGTGATGATGCCGTCGATAACCTTAAAGACATAGTCAATCGCTTGGCAGAGTCAAGTGATATTGCAGGAGGTCTGCCTTTGTCGTATGTGGTCAACAGTCTAGAAGACCCAAGTCAAGTGGTAAGCACCAATTTAGCAACCAGATATACCGTAAAGAGTTGTGAACTAAGGGGAGTTTTGCCTCCACAAACCTACAAATCACTAGTAGATCTCTATGCTGATGATGAAGATGGCGGTGGTATAGGTGCCATGGTTCAGGTCTCAAAAAGCAATATTTTGGTGTTCAATAAAATGGGCGACAAATACGCCTGGTATAACGGTGCTACTGGATCGGTAAAGGGTATTTTTGGGATTAAAGATGAAAATTCACCTTTAGGAGTAGTACCCTTTGACAGAATTGGTTCAGCCACCCAATTATCCGATACAAGAATTTACTTTTTTGACGACACTGGCTTAAGTGCGTTAAGGTTTAGCTACGACAAAGGGGATCCAGCGTTAGGAACTAGCGGTGATGCACCTACCATGCCCATTGGCACCTTTATAGATACAAAAGAGTCACCATTTGAAGTGATAACAGGATTTGGAGACAATGGAAATTTTCCGTTTGTGAATAGTGGCTTTGAAGCAGGTGTACGGGTAGGCTCAGTAACCATGGCCTTTTTCGGCAAACCTGGCGATGAATATGCACTCTACAACACCTCTAATGGCTCATGGCAAAGTCCGTTGGATTCAGAAACATGGTTTAACAACCAACCAAATGCAAGCGGAACATTGTTTGAAAGAGTGGGGGCAGCTGCATTCATAGAGTTTTCTGACAGCACTGGCAGGTGGTTAATGGTCAATGAAGAAGGCGATGAAGTCATGGAATACCAGAGCACACCAGTAAGAACTTTTGACGGCCCTTGGGTAATCAATTAA
- a CDS encoding carboxypeptidase-like regulatory domain-containing protein produces the protein MKKKIIISMQKWAGLNAILFIIVLAPLAILAQENQEAFHTFRGEVVDSDNNRPLVFATLSVEDTNISTITNTEGSFQLKVPKEITSGHVIVSFLGYQTKRVPLDQLKRKNNKIALDVSVTQLSEVGVEIPKNAAALVRQTLARKGENYYNDPMLMTAFYRETIKRRRRNVSLSEAVVNIYKSPYNSERRDAVELFKARKSTDYSRLDTIALKLQGGPFNTLYVDIMKYPEYIFDNESFENYKFSFDRSTLINDRLIYVIDFKQHETILEPLYQGKLFIDIENKTLTSAIYSLNITDRERAARLFVRRKPPKVDVWPTEVSYRVDYREKDGKWYYGYSNAALTFKVDWEDKLFNSVYSMTAEMAVTDWEPNVSGELPKNRNRLKKSIILSDEAIGFSDPDFWGEYNIIEPEKSIESAIKKIQRQLKRARRNGGNSIP, from the coding sequence ATGAAAAAGAAAATTATCATATCAATGCAAAAATGGGCGGGGCTCAACGCCATCCTGTTCATTATTGTTCTTGCCCCGCTGGCCATTTTGGCCCAAGAAAACCAAGAGGCTTTTCACACTTTCAGAGGTGAGGTGGTCGATAGCGATAACAACAGACCCTTGGTTTTTGCGACGCTTTCGGTAGAGGATACCAATATTAGTACGATTACCAACACCGAGGGCAGCTTTCAATTAAAGGTTCCCAAAGAGATTACTTCGGGCCATGTAATCGTGTCTTTTTTGGGCTATCAGACAAAAAGGGTGCCGCTAGACCAATTAAAGCGCAAAAACAATAAGATTGCCCTAGATGTTTCTGTAACCCAACTATCGGAAGTAGGTGTTGAAATACCCAAAAATGCCGCGGCCCTTGTAAGACAGACCTTGGCAAGAAAAGGTGAGAACTATTATAACGACCCGATGTTGATGACGGCATTTTACCGTGAGACCATCAAGAGGCGGCGGCGCAATGTATCGCTCTCTGAAGCGGTCGTAAACATTTATAAATCGCCCTATAATTCAGAACGAAGGGATGCCGTAGAGCTTTTTAAGGCCCGTAAGAGCACCGATTACAGTAGATTGGATACCATTGCCCTAAAACTACAGGGCGGCCCCTTTAACACGCTCTATGTCGATATCATGAAATACCCAGAGTATATTTTTGACAATGAGTCTTTTGAAAATTATAAGTTCAGTTTTGACCGCTCGACCCTTATCAACGACCGGTTGATCTATGTGATAGACTTTAAGCAGCACGAAACCATATTAGAGCCCCTTTATCAGGGCAAGCTCTTTATCGATATTGAAAACAAAACCCTTACCAGTGCCATTTATTCATTAAATATTACCGATAGGGAACGAGCCGCAAGGCTCTTTGTCAGAAGAAAGCCCCCCAAGGTCGATGTGTGGCCCACCGAGGTATCTTATCGTGTGGATTATAGGGAAAAAGATGGCAAATGGTACTACGGTTATAGCAATGCTGCACTTACGTTTAAGGTGGATTGGGAAGACAAGCTCTTTAACTCTGTCTACAGCATGACGGCCGAAATGGCCGTGACCGATTGGGAGCCCAACGTTTCTGGCGAATTGCCAAAGAACAGAAACCGTTTGAAAAAATCAATCATTTTGAGTGATGAGGCCATCGGATTTTCCGATCCTGATTTTTGGGGGGAGTACAATATTATAGAACCCGAAAAATCAATAGAGTCGGCCATCAAAAAAATACAACGCCAACTAAAGCGGGCTAGAAGAAACGGCGGAAATTCAATACCATAA
- the bshC gene encoding bacillithiol biosynthesis cysteine-adding enzyme BshC, producing the protein MEVDCLPFRETGYFSSLICDYLDEKKELQPFYGRFPHLENFGAQITEKQISFPQENRTVLVQSLKRQYGAVSMSEATAAAIDSLKHENTFTVVTGHQLNLFTGPLYFLYKIVSTINLTKRLKESYPKYNFVPIYWMATEDHDFDEINYFNFNGKKIQWNFDAKGAVGRLPNEGLHEVFEVFSAVLGSTPHANELRLLFEKAYLQHSTLAGATRFLANALFGDEGLVAVDGDDADLKRLLIPYVKKDVFEKLPHQKVGETIEALTGTSADYTIQVNPREINYFYLTDGLRERIVEKNGSYFVNDTDFEFSAAELEKELEAHPERFSPNVIARPLYQEVVLPNLCYIGGGGELAYWLELKSYFEAVGVVFPMLLLRNSALVISRKQADKVKKLNLSIQDLFLRQNQLINKKIRQISNIDIDFSPQKKVLEEQFEQLYRLAEQTDKSFLGAVKAQEAKQKKGLDKLEKRLLKAQKRKLKDHVVRLTDLQNQLFPNQSLQERQLNFSELYLEYGQQLKHHLFDALDPLKQEFLVIKL; encoded by the coding sequence ATGGAAGTTGACTGTCTGCCTTTTCGTGAAACCGGATATTTTTCTTCGCTGATATGCGACTATTTGGATGAAAAAAAGGAATTGCAACCGTTCTACGGCAGATTTCCCCACCTCGAAAACTTTGGCGCACAGATAACGGAAAAGCAGATCTCTTTTCCCCAAGAAAATCGTACGGTACTCGTACAAAGCCTAAAACGACAGTATGGTGCCGTTTCCATGTCAGAGGCCACAGCGGCGGCCATCGACTCGTTAAAGCACGAAAATACTTTTACCGTGGTCACGGGCCACCAGTTGAACTTGTTTACGGGGCCCCTTTATTTTTTGTACAAGATTGTTTCAACGATCAATTTGACGAAGCGACTCAAAGAGTCATATCCGAAATACAATTTTGTGCCGATTTATTGGATGGCCACTGAAGACCACGATTTTGATGAAATCAATTACTTCAACTTCAACGGCAAAAAAATACAATGGAACTTCGATGCAAAAGGGGCAGTTGGCCGACTACCAAACGAGGGGTTGCATGAAGTGTTTGAGGTTTTTTCGGCTGTTTTGGGCAGTACGCCCCATGCAAATGAACTAAGGCTGTTATTTGAAAAAGCCTATTTGCAGCACAGCACGCTGGCCGGGGCCACACGTTTTTTGGCCAATGCCCTTTTTGGTGACGAAGGCCTTGTAGCGGTCGATGGCGATGATGCCGATTTAAAGCGCTTGCTGATACCCTATGTCAAAAAGGATGTTTTTGAAAAGCTTCCGCACCAAAAAGTGGGCGAGACAATAGAAGCACTTACAGGCACGTCAGCGGACTATACCATTCAGGTCAACCCAAGGGAAATCAATTATTTCTATTTGACCGACGGGCTGCGTGAACGCATTGTTGAAAAGAACGGAAGCTATTTTGTAAACGATACCGATTTTGAATTTTCAGCTGCTGAACTGGAGAAAGAGTTGGAGGCCCACCCAGAGCGCTTTTCGCCCAATGTGATCGCAAGGCCCCTATATCAAGAAGTGGTGTTGCCCAATCTCTGTTATATCGGTGGGGGAGGCGAGTTGGCCTATTGGCTTGAACTCAAAAGCTATTTTGAAGCGGTGGGCGTTGTCTTTCCGATGTTGTTGCTGCGCAATTCGGCCCTTGTCATAAGCCGGAAGCAAGCAGATAAGGTAAAAAAGCTTAATCTAAGCATCCAAGACCTGTTTTTAAGGCAGAATCAGCTCATCAACAAAAAAATTAGGCAGATTTCCAATATCGACATTGATTTTTCACCCCAAAAGAAAGTGTTGGAAGAGCAGTTTGAACAGCTATACCGGTTGGCCGAACAGACCGATAAATCGTTTTTGGGGGCGGTAAAGGCACAAGAGGCCAAACAGAAAAAGGGGTTGGACAAACTTGAAAAACGGCTTTTAAAGGCCCAGAAAAGAAAATTGAAAGACCATGTCGTTCGGCTGACCGATTTACAGAACCAACTTTTTCCGAACCAATCGTTGCAAGAGCGGCAATTGAACTTTTCTGAACTATATTTAGAGTACGGGCAACAGCTGAAACATCACTTGTTCGACGCTTTGGACCCTTTAAAGCAGGAGTTTCTGGTAATCAAACTGTAA